A window of the Cicer arietinum cultivar CDC Frontier isolate Library 1 chromosome 6, Cicar.CDCFrontier_v2.0, whole genome shotgun sequence genome harbors these coding sequences:
- the LOC101501402 gene encoding (-)-germacrene D synthase-like isoform X1, producing the protein MPVSATSSLVAPTPHDNSNIFRRSANFHPTIWGDHFIQYVSEPMEIDEIMKQIVMLKEKVSKMLVLMNESATRPLEEANLIDSIQRLGLYHHFEHEIGEVLQHIHNSYVENGAITLNEDLHCVALVFRLLRQQGYHILPDVFKKFKNEQGNFNETLFGDVEGMISLFEVTHMRIHGEDILDEAFVFTSSHLEMMTPQLSLSLAAKVNHSLKWPLFKNLPRLVARYYISTYEEDPSHDATLLLLAKLDFNLLQKQHKKEAGELSKWWKDLDLETKFPFARNRIIELYFWSMGVYFEPQYSLGRRIMTKVLSLVSIIDDTYDVYGTIEELQLFTDAIERWDIKCMDFLPEYMKCVYNSLLDLYEEIEQEMAKEGRTLSAIYVKNELIRLVQSYFTEAKWFNSKYIPTVEEYVANGIVTSVNYLLTAISFIGMGSIATQETFRWLTNRPKIVSASCIIGRLVNDLLSNEFEQKRGHVASAIECYMKQYGVSREDAINEISRQVTNAWKDINENLLHPIQVPKPLLIRVLNLTRAIDVMYKEEDGYTHSLRLTKNYIQSIMLNPCQI; encoded by the exons ATGCCAGTTTCAGCAACATCATCACTAGTTGCTCCAACTCCACATGACAACTCCAATATCTTTCGACGTTCAGCAAATTTTCACCCTACCATTTGGGGAGACCATTTTATTCAATATGTTTCAGAACCTATG gaaattgatgaaataatgaAGCAGATTGTGATGCTAAAAGAAAAGGTGAGCAAGATGCTAGTCCTTATGAACGAGAGTGCCACGAGACCTTTGGAGGAGGCTAATTTGATCGATTCAATCCAACGTTTGGGATTGTATCATCATTTTGAGCATGAGATTGGGGAAGTGTTGCAACATATTCATAATAGTTATGTTGAAAATGGAGCAATAACTCTTAATGAAGACCTTCATTGTGTTGCACTTGTCTTCAGGTTACTAAGGCAACAAGGATATCACATTTTGCCCG ATGTTTTTAAGAAGTTCAAAAACGAGCAAGGAAACTTCAACGAAACCCTTTTTGGTGATGTTGAGGGAatgataagtttatttgaagtcACACATATGAGGATTCATGGAGAGGATATATTAGATGAAGCGTTTGTTTTCACTTCATCACACCTTGAAATGATGACCCCTCAATTGAGTCTCTCTCTTGCTGCAAAAGTTAATCATAGCTTAAAGTGGCCACTCTTCAAGAACTTGCCTAGGCTAGTAGCAAGATATTACATTTCCACTTATGAGGAAGACCCCTCACATGATGCAACTTTGTTATTACTTGCCAAATTAGATTTCAACTTGCTtcaaaaacaacacaaaaaagAAGCTGGCGAACTTTCAAA ATGGTGGAAAGATTTGGATTTGGAAACAAAGTTTCCTTTTGCACGTAATAGAATAATTGAACTTTACTTTTGGTCAATGGGAGTGTATTTTGAGCCTCAATACTCTCTTGGTAGAAGAATAATGACCAAAGTACTTTCCTTGGTATCAATAATTGATGATACGTATGATGTTTATGGTACAATAGAAGAGCTACAACTTTTCACAGATGCAATTGAAAG gtGGGATATCAAATGCATGGATTTTCTACCAGAGTACATGAAATGTGTCTATAACTCCCTTTTGGATCTTTATGAAGAAATTGAACAAGAGATGGCCAAGGAAGGAAGGACATTAAGTGCAATCTATGTCAAAAATGAA CTGATAAGATTGGTCCAGTCGTACTTTACCGAGGCTAAATGGTTCAATAGCAAATATATACCGACGGTGGAAGAGTACGTGGCTAACGGAATAGTAACTTCTGTTAACTATCTACTCACAGCAATATCTTTCATCGGAATGGGGTCCATTGCTACACAAGAGACTTTCCGATGGTTAACCAATCGTCCCAAAATTGTTAGTGCTTCATGCATCATCGGTAGACTCGTGAATGATCTTCTTTCCAACGAG TTTGAGCAGAAGAGAGGACATGTTGCCTCTGCTATTGAGTGTTACATGAAACAATATGGTGTGTCCAGAGAAGATGcaattaatgaaatttcaaGACAAGTGACAAATGCTTGGAAGGATATCAATGAGAATCTTCTTCATCCTATTCAAGTTCCAAAGCCTCTCCTTATCAGAGTTCTCAACTTGACACGTGCGATTGATGTCATGTACAAAGAAGAAGATGGCTACACTCACTCCCTTCGATTGACAAAGAATTACATTCAATCTATCATGTTGAATCCATgtcaaatatga
- the LOC101513513 gene encoding uncharacterized protein, whose product MRFLLEFVSCCATPEKRASESSVLAEDEDRWLVPAPVVSVASASSRTRFRKKQRKAGAPDWRPSLGPISEDVVVPPKAATITPGREAKKKTSARGATKVYRRSYSDVYQGSSSPVPTIMPAFSPTPFMF is encoded by the exons ATGAGGTTTTTATTGGAGTTCGTTTCTTGTTGTGCCACGCCCGAAAAGCGTGCGTCGGAATCTTCAGTTCTGGCCGAGGATGAAGACAGGTGGCTAGTTCCGGCGCCGGTTGTTTCTGTTGCCTCTGCGTCTTCTCGGACTCGATTTCGTAAGAAGCAGAGGAAGGCTGGCGCGCCGGATTGGAGGCCTTCGCTAGGACCGATCTCAGAGGACGTCGTCGTGCCGCCGAAAGCCGCCACGATTACCCCCGGAAGGGAGGCGAAGAAGAAGACTTCCGCCCGCGGTGCCACAAAGGTTTATCGCCGTAGCTACAGCGACGTTTATCAAGG GTCATCATCTCCCGTGCCTACAATTATGCCAGCTTTCTCTCCAACGCCATTCATGTTCtga
- the LOC101501086 gene encoding LOW QUALITY PROTEIN: organic cation/carnitine transporter 4-like (The sequence of the model RefSeq protein was modified relative to this genomic sequence to represent the inferred CDS: deleted 1 base in 1 codon), translating into MPTALSSASSLVETEFQSPLLPPDDEAIPEKQCIDEMLQNYCGEFGRWQQKHFVLTSLAWALEAFHTMVMIFADREPEWRCLDGVAGLGCDSGGKSVCKFEPGSWEWVGGTGSSTVAEWGLVCADKFKVGLVQAVFFAGCMIGAGIFGHLSDSFLGRKGSLTVVCILNTIFGNLTAFSPTYWSYFTFRFLTGCSTGGVGLCAFVLATEPVGPSMRGAAGMSTFYFFSSGIAFLSGIAYIFPTWRQLYIASSIPSLLFLLFVLPFISESPRWYLVRGRIKEAMNVMKTIATSNGNHLPRRVLLTLDEQSSSSSSLSLLSQSLSSYDNTEDKDALTSSLVDVIRSPVTRVRLILAISNNINLLCSVVYYGLSLNVVNLETNLYLNVILNAVAEMPAFMITAILLDKLGRKPLTIGTLWFSGFFCFAGSLMRNKGVWKGVKMVCGILGIFGMAGTYNLLFIYTAELFPTVVRNAALGCATQAAQMGAILAPIAVVLGGSWPFALFALCGIVAGVFAFYLPETLNQPLYDTLIGMEADQNRTSATATV; encoded by the exons ATGCCAACCGCGTTGTCCTCTGCTTCCAGCCTCGTAGAGACGGAGTTTCAGTCACCGCTCTTGCCGCCGGATGATGAAGCCATACCGGAGAAACAGTGCATCGACGAGATGTTGCAGAACTATTGCGGGGAGTTTGGGCGGTGGCAGCAGAAGCACTTTGTATTGACGAGTCTCGCGTGGGCATTGGAAGCATTCCACACTATGGTCATGATATTCGCCGACCGTGAACCGGAATGGAGGTGTCTTGACGGTGTTGCCGGTTTGGGTTGCGACTCTGGAGGTAAGAGTGTGTGCAAATTTGAACCGGGTTCGTGGGAATGGGTCGGAGGGACGGGTTCTTCGACGGTCGCAGAATGGGGTTTAGTTTGTGCTGATAAGTTTAAGGTTGGACTTGTTCAAGCCGTCTTTTTTGCCGGCTGTATGATCG GTGCTGGAATATTTGGTCACCTATCAGATTCATTTCTAGGAAGAAAAGGGTCTCTCACTGTGGTGTGCATCTTAAACACCATCTTCGGCAACTTAACAGCATTCTCCCCTACTTACTGGTCCTACTTCACCTTCCGCTTCCTCACCGGCTGCAGCACAGGAGGCGTCGGCCTCTGCGCCTTCGTCCTCGCCACAGAGCCCGTTGGTCCCTCAATGCGTGGCGCTGCCGGCATGTCCACCTTCTATTTCTTCTCCTCAGGCATTGCTTTCCTCTCAGGTATAGCATATATCTTCCCAACATGGCGTCAACTATACATAGCCTCCTCTATTCCATCTCTCTTATTCCTCCTCTTTGTCCTCCCCTTCATCTCTGAGTCTCCTAGATGGTACCTTGTTCGAGGACGAATCAAAGAAGCTATGAACGTCATGAAAACTATAGCTACCTCTAACGGTAATCACCTTCCACGCCGAGTCCTTCTTACTCTCGACGAAcaatcatcatcttcatcatcattATCACTATTGTCACAATCTTTGTCTTCATATGATAACACGGAAGACAAAGATGCTCTCACAAGCTCTCTGGTGGACGTTATCCGTTCACCAGTTACACGGGTACGGTTGATTTTAGCAATTAGCAATAAT ATCAACTTGTTATGCTCGGTTGTGTATTACGGTCTAAGCTTGAACGTGGTAAACTTAGAAACAAATCTTTACCTGAATGTTATACTCAACGCGGTGGCGGAGATGCCGGCATTCATGATAACAGCGATATTGTTGGATAAGTTAGGAAGGAAGCCATTGACAATAGGGACATTATGGTTTAGtggatttttttgttttgcGGGGAGTTTGATGAGAAATAAGGGGGTGTGGAAAGGAGTGAAAATGGTGTGTGGAATATTGGGAATATTTGGAATGGCAGGGACTTACAACTTGCTTTTTATTTACACGGCAGAGTTGTTTCCAACTGTTGTTAGGAATGCTGCACTTGGGTGTGCTACACAGGCAGCACAAATGGGTGCTATATTGGCACCGATTGCTGTCGTTTTGGGTGGATCGTGGCCGTTTGCTCTGTTTGCTCTCTGTGGAATAGTTGCTGGGGTTTTTGCGTTTTATCTGCCTGAGACACTGAATCAACCACTCTATGATACACTCATTGGAATGGAGGCGGACCAAAATCGTACCTCTGCTACTGCTACAGTATGA
- the LOC101501402 gene encoding (-)-germacrene D synthase-like isoform X3: MPVSATSSLVAPTPHDNSNIFRRSANFHPTIWGDHFIQYVSEPMIVMLKEKVSKMLVLMNESATRPLEEANLIDSIQRLGLYHHFEHEIGEVLQHIHNSYVENGAITLNEDLHCVALVFRLLRQQGYHILPDVFKKFKNEQGNFNETLFGDVEGMISLFEVTHMRIHGEDILDEAFVFTSSHLEMMTPQLSLSLAAKVNHSLKWPLFKNLPRLVARYYISTYEEDPSHDATLLLLAKLDFNLLQKQHKKEAGELSKWWKDLDLETKFPFARNRIIELYFWSMGVYFEPQYSLGRRIMTKVLSLVSIIDDTYDVYGTIEELQLFTDAIERWDIKCMDFLPEYMKCVYNSLLDLYEEIEQEMAKEGRTLSAIYVKNELIRLVQSYFTEAKWFNSKYIPTVEEYVANGIVTSVNYLLTAISFIGMGSIATQETFRWLTNRPKIVSASCIIGRLVNDLLSNEFEQKRGHVASAIECYMKQYGVSREDAINEISRQVTNAWKDINENLLHPIQVPKPLLIRVLNLTRAIDVMYKEEDGYTHSLRLTKNYIQSIMLNPCQI, translated from the exons ATGCCAGTTTCAGCAACATCATCACTAGTTGCTCCAACTCCACATGACAACTCCAATATCTTTCGACGTTCAGCAAATTTTCACCCTACCATTTGGGGAGACCATTTTATTCAATATGTTTCAGAACCTATG ATTGTGATGCTAAAAGAAAAGGTGAGCAAGATGCTAGTCCTTATGAACGAGAGTGCCACGAGACCTTTGGAGGAGGCTAATTTGATCGATTCAATCCAACGTTTGGGATTGTATCATCATTTTGAGCATGAGATTGGGGAAGTGTTGCAACATATTCATAATAGTTATGTTGAAAATGGAGCAATAACTCTTAATGAAGACCTTCATTGTGTTGCACTTGTCTTCAGGTTACTAAGGCAACAAGGATATCACATTTTGCCCG ATGTTTTTAAGAAGTTCAAAAACGAGCAAGGAAACTTCAACGAAACCCTTTTTGGTGATGTTGAGGGAatgataagtttatttgaagtcACACATATGAGGATTCATGGAGAGGATATATTAGATGAAGCGTTTGTTTTCACTTCATCACACCTTGAAATGATGACCCCTCAATTGAGTCTCTCTCTTGCTGCAAAAGTTAATCATAGCTTAAAGTGGCCACTCTTCAAGAACTTGCCTAGGCTAGTAGCAAGATATTACATTTCCACTTATGAGGAAGACCCCTCACATGATGCAACTTTGTTATTACTTGCCAAATTAGATTTCAACTTGCTtcaaaaacaacacaaaaaagAAGCTGGCGAACTTTCAAA ATGGTGGAAAGATTTGGATTTGGAAACAAAGTTTCCTTTTGCACGTAATAGAATAATTGAACTTTACTTTTGGTCAATGGGAGTGTATTTTGAGCCTCAATACTCTCTTGGTAGAAGAATAATGACCAAAGTACTTTCCTTGGTATCAATAATTGATGATACGTATGATGTTTATGGTACAATAGAAGAGCTACAACTTTTCACAGATGCAATTGAAAG gtGGGATATCAAATGCATGGATTTTCTACCAGAGTACATGAAATGTGTCTATAACTCCCTTTTGGATCTTTATGAAGAAATTGAACAAGAGATGGCCAAGGAAGGAAGGACATTAAGTGCAATCTATGTCAAAAATGAA CTGATAAGATTGGTCCAGTCGTACTTTACCGAGGCTAAATGGTTCAATAGCAAATATATACCGACGGTGGAAGAGTACGTGGCTAACGGAATAGTAACTTCTGTTAACTATCTACTCACAGCAATATCTTTCATCGGAATGGGGTCCATTGCTACACAAGAGACTTTCCGATGGTTAACCAATCGTCCCAAAATTGTTAGTGCTTCATGCATCATCGGTAGACTCGTGAATGATCTTCTTTCCAACGAG TTTGAGCAGAAGAGAGGACATGTTGCCTCTGCTATTGAGTGTTACATGAAACAATATGGTGTGTCCAGAGAAGATGcaattaatgaaatttcaaGACAAGTGACAAATGCTTGGAAGGATATCAATGAGAATCTTCTTCATCCTATTCAAGTTCCAAAGCCTCTCCTTATCAGAGTTCTCAACTTGACACGTGCGATTGATGTCATGTACAAAGAAGAAGATGGCTACACTCACTCCCTTCGATTGACAAAGAATTACATTCAATCTATCATGTTGAATCCATgtcaaatatga
- the LOC101501402 gene encoding (-)-germacrene D synthase-like isoform X2 — MPVSATSSLVAPTPHDNSNIFRRSANFHPTIWGDHFIQYVSEPMEIDEIMKQIVMLKEKVSKMLVLMNESATRPLEEANLIDSIQRLGLYHHFEHEIGEVLQHIHNSYVENGAITLNEDLHCVALVFRLLRQQGYHILPDVFKKFKNEQGNFNETLFGDVEGMISLFEVTHMRIHGEDILDEAFVFTSSHLEMMTPQLSLSLAAKVNHSLKWPLFKNLPRLVARYYISTYEEDPSHDATLLLLAKLDFNLLQKQHKKEAGELSKWWKDLDLETKFPFARNRIIELYFWSMGVYFEPQYSLGRRIMTKVLSLVSIIDDTYDVYGTIEELQLFTDAIERWDIKCMDFLPEYMKCVYNSLLDLYEEIEQEMAKEGRTLSAIYVKNELIRLVQSYFTEAKWFNSKYIPTVEEYVANGIVTSVNYLLTAISFIGMGSIATQETFRWLTNRPKIVSASCIIGRLVNDLLSNEKRGHVASAIECYMKQYGVSREDAINEISRQVTNAWKDINENLLHPIQVPKPLLIRVLNLTRAIDVMYKEEDGYTHSLRLTKNYIQSIMLNPCQI; from the exons ATGCCAGTTTCAGCAACATCATCACTAGTTGCTCCAACTCCACATGACAACTCCAATATCTTTCGACGTTCAGCAAATTTTCACCCTACCATTTGGGGAGACCATTTTATTCAATATGTTTCAGAACCTATG gaaattgatgaaataatgaAGCAGATTGTGATGCTAAAAGAAAAGGTGAGCAAGATGCTAGTCCTTATGAACGAGAGTGCCACGAGACCTTTGGAGGAGGCTAATTTGATCGATTCAATCCAACGTTTGGGATTGTATCATCATTTTGAGCATGAGATTGGGGAAGTGTTGCAACATATTCATAATAGTTATGTTGAAAATGGAGCAATAACTCTTAATGAAGACCTTCATTGTGTTGCACTTGTCTTCAGGTTACTAAGGCAACAAGGATATCACATTTTGCCCG ATGTTTTTAAGAAGTTCAAAAACGAGCAAGGAAACTTCAACGAAACCCTTTTTGGTGATGTTGAGGGAatgataagtttatttgaagtcACACATATGAGGATTCATGGAGAGGATATATTAGATGAAGCGTTTGTTTTCACTTCATCACACCTTGAAATGATGACCCCTCAATTGAGTCTCTCTCTTGCTGCAAAAGTTAATCATAGCTTAAAGTGGCCACTCTTCAAGAACTTGCCTAGGCTAGTAGCAAGATATTACATTTCCACTTATGAGGAAGACCCCTCACATGATGCAACTTTGTTATTACTTGCCAAATTAGATTTCAACTTGCTtcaaaaacaacacaaaaaagAAGCTGGCGAACTTTCAAA ATGGTGGAAAGATTTGGATTTGGAAACAAAGTTTCCTTTTGCACGTAATAGAATAATTGAACTTTACTTTTGGTCAATGGGAGTGTATTTTGAGCCTCAATACTCTCTTGGTAGAAGAATAATGACCAAAGTACTTTCCTTGGTATCAATAATTGATGATACGTATGATGTTTATGGTACAATAGAAGAGCTACAACTTTTCACAGATGCAATTGAAAG gtGGGATATCAAATGCATGGATTTTCTACCAGAGTACATGAAATGTGTCTATAACTCCCTTTTGGATCTTTATGAAGAAATTGAACAAGAGATGGCCAAGGAAGGAAGGACATTAAGTGCAATCTATGTCAAAAATGAA CTGATAAGATTGGTCCAGTCGTACTTTACCGAGGCTAAATGGTTCAATAGCAAATATATACCGACGGTGGAAGAGTACGTGGCTAACGGAATAGTAACTTCTGTTAACTATCTACTCACAGCAATATCTTTCATCGGAATGGGGTCCATTGCTACACAAGAGACTTTCCGATGGTTAACCAATCGTCCCAAAATTGTTAGTGCTTCATGCATCATCGGTAGACTCGTGAATGATCTTCTTTCCAACGAG AAGAGAGGACATGTTGCCTCTGCTATTGAGTGTTACATGAAACAATATGGTGTGTCCAGAGAAGATGcaattaatgaaatttcaaGACAAGTGACAAATGCTTGGAAGGATATCAATGAGAATCTTCTTCATCCTATTCAAGTTCCAAAGCCTCTCCTTATCAGAGTTCTCAACTTGACACGTGCGATTGATGTCATGTACAAAGAAGAAGATGGCTACACTCACTCCCTTCGATTGACAAAGAATTACATTCAATCTATCATGTTGAATCCATgtcaaatatga